A stretch of Treponema vincentii F0403 DNA encodes these proteins:
- a CDS encoding energy-coupling factor transporter transmembrane component T, protein MKQTASVPYNTKRQHNGWVFDPRTKMIVLIELDMLIFLSRSLLYETGVFLLCSLILLVGGQRKTAIKYIGLFVIFVGIEHLIRPYMAHFSVSLIYFAVVIIRKVLPVFILAKWLIATTEVSAFVAALWKMRLPRNMIITGSVIFRCFPTIREEWTAIQSAMRMRGIECNVRNLLFKPSETITYTLIPLFISILNISDELAQAALCRGLDNPGRHTCMTEIGFRLPDILFLILVTGIFTGVCTAKMLGVML, encoded by the coding sequence GTGAAGCAGACAGCGAGCGTGCCCTATAACACAAAACGGCAGCATAACGGATGGGTATTCGATCCCAGAACTAAAATGATAGTGCTTATTGAACTTGATATGCTGATTTTTTTAAGCCGCTCGCTGCTTTATGAAACGGGCGTATTCTTGCTGTGCTCTCTCATTCTTCTGGTCGGCGGTCAACGCAAAACCGCAATCAAGTATATCGGTCTATTTGTAATCTTTGTCGGTATTGAACACCTGATACGTCCGTATATGGCTCATTTTTCGGTTTCTCTGATTTACTTTGCCGTTGTCATTATACGCAAGGTGTTACCGGTTTTTATTTTGGCGAAGTGGTTAATTGCAACAACGGAAGTCAGCGCTTTTGTTGCCGCACTATGGAAAATGCGGCTGCCGAGAAATATGATTATAACCGGCTCCGTTATTTTCCGCTGCTTCCCTACGATTCGGGAAGAATGGACTGCAATTCAATCCGCTATGCGTATGCGGGGAATTGAATGCAATGTGCGCAATCTTTTATTCAAGCCGTCGGAAACGATTACGTATACTTTAATTCCTCTTTTTATTTCAATCTTGAACATCAGCGATGAATTGGCTCAGGCGGCATTATGTAGGGGGCTTGATAATCCGGGGCGTCATACCTGTATGACGGAAATAGGATTCAGGCTGCCGGATATCCTTTTTTTAATTCTTGTTACGGGTATTTTTACCGGCGTCTGTACCGCTAAAATGCTGGGAGTGATGCTATGA
- a CDS encoding ABC transporter ATP-binding protein — translation MINIQNVSFSYEQADAPSLKNISLSIKAGECVLLCGKSGCGKTTLIRLLCGMLPDFYNGAFSGSVSVKGIDPVSAPMYEIAKTVGTVFQNPRTQFYTVNTTSEIAFGCENLGMEPKAIRKRVDDTADALHIRTLLDRNIFQLSGGEKQKIAFASIYAVHPDIYVLDEPSSNLDNHAIGELQAILHLLKAQGKTIVIAEHRMWYLKELADCALYMKDGKIEKEYTMRELDSMSIAERMETGIRPVSLYDFFPIIKEQSESSGDIRANASIQMKNVYFSYKKYERKSSLAVPDAYFQSGTVIAVIGNNGTGKSTLVSVIAGLLKNKRGVISVNGTIQSAKERLSMSYMVMQEVNHQLFTDSVKEEIMLGVKNPDETVLNTVLNKMDIEPLKDRHPMTLSGGQKQRVAIAAAVFCKKKILIFDEPTSGLDFFHMTQTAELIKTLKADDTYIFVITHDYEFIVTACDIVVEVKKGSIEAQYPLDVQGLHRLRNGML, via the coding sequence ATGATCAATATCCAAAATGTTTCTTTTTCTTATGAACAAGCGGATGCGCCAAGCCTCAAAAATATTAGCCTTTCAATTAAAGCAGGTGAATGTGTGCTGCTTTGCGGGAAAAGCGGGTGCGGAAAAACGACGCTGATACGGCTCCTCTGCGGTATGCTGCCTGATTTTTATAACGGCGCTTTTTCCGGCAGTGTGTCGGTTAAAGGAATTGATCCTGTGAGCGCACCGATGTATGAGATTGCAAAAACGGTCGGCACTGTTTTTCAAAATCCGCGTACGCAATTTTATACCGTGAATACGACAAGCGAAATTGCATTCGGATGTGAAAATCTCGGAATGGAACCGAAGGCTATAAGGAAGCGGGTAGACGATACGGCCGATGCGCTGCACATAAGAACACTGCTTGACCGAAATATTTTTCAACTTTCAGGAGGAGAAAAACAAAAAATCGCATTTGCAAGTATTTATGCCGTTCATCCCGATATTTACGTTTTAGACGAACCTTCTTCCAATCTGGATAATCACGCTATCGGTGAATTGCAAGCAATTTTGCACCTTTTGAAAGCACAAGGAAAAACAATTGTTATAGCAGAACATCGAATGTGGTATCTTAAAGAATTGGCGGATTGTGCTCTGTATATGAAAGACGGCAAAATCGAAAAAGAATACACCATGCGTGAATTGGATTCTATGTCGATTGCGGAACGTATGGAAACAGGTATCAGGCCGGTTTCGTTATACGATTTTTTTCCCATTATAAAAGAGCAGAGCGAAAGTAGCGGCGATATAAGAGCCAATGCTTCAATACAAATGAAGAATGTTTATTTTTCTTATAAGAAATATGAGAGGAAATCATCGCTTGCTGTACCGGATGCGTATTTTCAATCGGGGACTGTGATTGCGGTTATTGGAAATAACGGAACTGGAAAATCGACATTGGTTTCAGTGATAGCAGGACTATTAAAAAATAAGAGAGGCGTTATTAGTGTGAACGGAACTATTCAATCCGCAAAAGAACGTTTGTCGATGAGTTATATGGTGATGCAAGAAGTAAATCATCAGTTGTTTACGGATAGCGTAAAAGAAGAAATTATGCTCGGCGTTAAAAATCCTGACGAGACGGTATTGAATACCGTTTTAAATAAGATGGATATAGAGCCCTTAAAAGACCGGCATCCTATGACATTATCCGGTGGTCAAAAACAACGAGTTGCGATTGCAGCCGCCGTTTTTTGCAAAAAGAAAATTTTGATTTTTGATGAGCCGACAAGCGGTCTTGATTTTTTTCACATGACGCAAACGGCGGAATTGATTAAAACACTGAAAGCCGATGACACGTATATATTCGTGATTACGCATGATTACGAATTTATTGTAACGGCTTGCGATATCGTTGTTGAAGTAAAAAAGGGCAGCATTGAAGCTCAGTACCCATTAGATGTGCAAGGGCTTCACCGATTACGAAACGGTATGCTTTAA
- a CDS encoding DUF1697 domain-containing protein: MRYILLLRGINVGGKNKVSMSDLKNLLSNDGFKGVDSYINSGNLFFSSAQSYENCISKITHLLESNYDFSIPFALISKEEYLKEKEELPDWWKEEFARKDVLFIPNHINKSVIIDFINKSELYNEIVYVGRHAVFWGKYTESEYLKTIYHKKLMKQDFYKHITIRNGKTFEKIAEILEKED; this comes from the coding sequence ATGAGATACATACTTTTATTACGCGGCATAAATGTAGGCGGAAAAAACAAAGTATCAATGAGTGATTTAAAAAACTTGTTGTCAAATGATGGTTTTAAAGGCGTTGATTCTTATATCAACAGCGGGAATTTATTTTTTAGTAGTGCTCAAAGTTATGAGAATTGTATCTCAAAGATAACACATTTGTTAGAGAGCAATTATGACTTTTCTATTCCTTTTGCTTTGATTAGCAAAGAAGAGTATTTAAAAGAAAAAGAAGAATTACCTGATTGGTGGAAAGAAGAGTTTGCAAGAAAAGATGTTCTTTTTATACCAAATCACATTAACAAATCAGTTATTATAGATTTTATAAATAAATCCGAATTATACAATGAAATAGTATATGTCGGCAGACACGCAGTATTCTGGGGAAAGTATACCGAATCTGAATATTTAAAAACTATCTATCACAAAAAACTAATGAAACAAGATTTTTATAAGCACATTACGATTCGAAATGGAAAAACATTTGAAAAGATTGCAGAAATCCTTGAAAAAGAGGATTAG
- a CDS encoding Type 1 glutamine amidotransferase-like domain-containing protein — protein sequence MYLFLCSHFSSVGSAIKEQIAGKKVLFIPTASIHEGYTGYVGSARNVFKKSGALLTEVDISSEAFPKIQALFEDADIIYFTGGNSFFLIDQLRKTGADKLLKQHIENGKLFIGESAGAIVCAPTISYIKKMDPIPEDYSQSDYAGLHLIDFYILPHYLTAPFKKVTEQIMQAFPQLEICAINNSQAVIIENDKRNIIKV from the coding sequence ATGTACTTATTTTTATGTTCACACTTTTCAAGTGTCGGATCTGCGATAAAAGAACAAATTGCCGGGAAAAAAGTTTTGTTTATTCCCACCGCATCGATACATGAAGGATATACGGGATACGTCGGTTCGGCACGCAATGTATTCAAAAAATCGGGAGCACTGCTGACGGAAGTCGATATTTCAAGTGAAGCATTTCCAAAAATACAAGCGTTGTTTGAAGATGCCGATATTATTTATTTTACGGGCGGCAATTCATTTTTTCTTATCGACCAATTAAGAAAAACCGGCGCTGATAAACTATTAAAGCAGCACATAGAAAACGGAAAATTATTCATCGGAGAGTCGGCGGGAGCTATTGTCTGCGCCCCGACAATTTCTTACATTAAAAAAATGGATCCTATTCCGGAAGATTATTCTCAAAGCGATTATGCCGGATTACATCTTATTGATTTTTATATTCTGCCGCATTATCTTACCGCGCCGTTTAAAAAGGTTACAGAACAAATTATGCAAGCATTTCCGCAACTGGAAATATGCGCCATCAATAATTCTCAAGCCGTTATCATTGAAAATGATAAAAGGAACATAATCAAAGTATAA
- a CDS encoding aldo/keto reductase, translated as MEKYGVVHEAWAPFGEGRGGLFENPVLKGIGAAYGKSTAQVMLRWLLQRNVVALAKSTRAERMAENIAVFDFRLSGDDMQRIAALK; from the coding sequence ATGGAAAAATACGGAGTTGTGCATGAGGCTTGGGCACCGTTCGGTGAGGGACGCGGCGGGCTTTTTGAAAATCCCGTACTGAAGGGAATCGGCGCGGCATACGGAAAAAGCACTGCGCAGGTAATGCTGCGGTGGCTCTTACAGAGGAACGTCGTCGCGCTTGCAAAATCGACGAGGGCGGAGCGCATGGCGGAAAATATCGCCGTGTTCGATTTCCGTTTAAGCGGAGATGATATGCAGCGTATCGCCGCGCTGAAATAG
- a CDS encoding class I SAM-dependent methyltransferase: MNSYQDANAAVIDRWVAEGWEWGKPVDHQTYLKAQNGQWSVLLTPTKPMPHEWFDSLKGKKLLGLASGGGQQMPIFTAAGAECTILDYSEKQLESERTVAEREGYRISIVRADMSKPLPFADASFDIIFHPVSNCYIEKVEPVFAECFRVLKKGGVLLCGLDIGINYIVDQKEEKIINALPFNPLLYEAHRKQLEESDSGWQFSHSLTEQIGGQLRAGFTLTDIYEDTNGEGRLHELHIPSFIATRAVK; encoded by the coding sequence ATGAATTCATATCAAGATGCAAATGCGGCGGTCATTGACCGCTGGGTTGCAGAAGGTTGGGAATGGGGAAAACCCGTCGATCATCAAACCTACCTCAAGGCGCAGAATGGGCAGTGGTCTGTGCTTTTAACACCGACAAAACCGATGCCACACGAATGGTTCGACAGCTTAAAAGGAAAAAAACTTTTGGGACTTGCTTCGGGAGGCGGTCAGCAAATGCCTATTTTTACCGCAGCCGGGGCGGAATGTACTATTCTGGATTATTCGGAAAAACAGCTTGAATCGGAGCGGACTGTTGCCGAGCGCGAAGGGTATCGAATCAGTATTGTGCGTGCGGATATGTCAAAACCGCTACCTTTTGCCGATGCCTCTTTCGATATTATTTTTCATCCGGTGAGCAACTGCTATATTGAAAAAGTTGAGCCGGTGTTTGCCGAATGTTTCCGTGTACTCAAAAAGGGCGGCGTGTTACTGTGCGGACTGGATATCGGTATCAACTATATCGTCGATCAAAAAGAAGAGAAGATTATCAATGCACTGCCGTTTAATCCTCTGTTGTACGAAGCGCACCGCAAGCAACTTGAAGAGTCGGACTCAGGCTGGCAATTTTCGCACTCATTGACCGAACAAATCGGCGGACAGCTGCGTGCAGGTTTTACGCTCACCGACATCTATGAAGACACGAACGGCGAAGGACGTTTGCACGAATTGCATATCCCGTCATTCATTGCAACACG